In candidate division WOR-3 bacterium, the DNA window TCTTGGAAATGGAATCCCTTCCGTTTCTTGACGAACCCATTCCTTTTTTGTGTGCCATGGTTACCTCCTGAAGTGCTTTTATTTTAAATCAATCCAATCGTATTTTCAAACCCGAACACCGGAATCCCATACAACTTTGTAATCCAATGCCCTTTTGATTATACCACAAAACTTCATTATAATTATCGAACTTACAAGGAGGATTGAAATGCCAGCGCCGAAAAGAAAGCATTCAAGGGCCCGTTCAAGAAAAAGAAGGACGCATTACAAAGTAAAAATGAAAACCGTTGTAAGCTGTCCAAACTGCGGTGAACCAATAACCCCACATACGGTTTGCCCCAATTGTGGATACTATAAGGGCAGACCCGTTATGGTTGTTAAAACGAAAGCTGAATAAATACAAGGTTCTTCAAACAAAAAGGGGTCCTTGCGGGCCCCTTTTTATTTTAATGCTATCCCCTT includes these proteins:
- the rpmF gene encoding 50S ribosomal protein L32, which codes for MPAPKRKHSRARSRKRRTHYKVKMKTVVSCPNCGEPITPHTVCPNCGYYKGRPVMVVKTKAE